A window from bacterium encodes these proteins:
- a CDS encoding sigma-54 dependent transcriptional regulator, whose translation MNPERDKILLADDEPEALFGLETLLQDSYQIFTATSGEQAWRLLQAEDIAVALVDLTLSDLDGLQVLQRVQKNRLASELIVVTGYGSIDTAVEAMRQGAYDYLAKPVESKRLRQVVAKAAEKYRLQVSHRALAQQLRALTSYEDLLGQSEAMREVYRLIETVAKTDATVLITGESGTGKELVARAIHRRSDRSAARFVALNCSALPSEILENELFGHEKGAFTGALGEKPGCFELADGGTLFFDEIGEMPFELQAKLLRALEERSFRRLGGREEIRVDVRLISATNREVRAAVRDKALREDLFYRLAVVEIELPPLRERLTDLPLLVNEFIQRFAEKNAKKVDGIARAALDLLLRHAWPGNVRELRNVIERAVILCPGREITAADLPKHLTNAENTTALTIPLGTTVAEAERLLILRTLAVHQNNKTKAAEVLGISLKTLHNKLVRFRDEVS comes from the coding sequence GTGAATCCCGAACGCGACAAGATCCTGCTGGCGGATGACGAACCCGAGGCGCTCTTCGGGCTGGAGACGCTGCTGCAGGATTCGTATCAAATCTTCACGGCCACCAGCGGCGAGCAGGCTTGGCGCCTGCTGCAGGCGGAAGACATTGCCGTGGCGCTGGTCGATCTCACCCTGTCGGATCTCGACGGCTTGCAGGTGTTGCAGCGCGTGCAGAAAAACCGGCTGGCAAGCGAGCTGATTGTGGTCACCGGTTACGGCAGCATCGATACCGCGGTGGAGGCCATGCGCCAGGGCGCGTATGACTATCTCGCCAAGCCGGTGGAGAGCAAACGGCTGCGCCAGGTCGTGGCCAAAGCCGCGGAGAAATATCGCCTGCAGGTATCGCACCGCGCGCTGGCGCAGCAACTGCGCGCGCTCACCAGCTACGAGGATCTGCTCGGGCAAAGCGAGGCCATGCGCGAGGTTTACCGGCTGATCGAAACCGTTGCCAAAACCGATGCCACGGTGTTGATCACCGGCGAAAGCGGCACCGGTAAGGAATTGGTGGCACGCGCCATTCATCGCCGCAGCGACCGCAGTGCGGCCCGCTTTGTCGCGTTGAATTGCTCGGCCCTGCCCAGTGAAATTCTCGAGAACGAATTGTTCGGCCACGAGAAAGGCGCCTTCACCGGCGCGCTCGGCGAGAAACCCGGCTGCTTCGAGTTGGCCGATGGCGGCACGCTGTTCTTCGATGAAATCGGCGAGATGCCGTTTGAGCTGCAAGCCAAGCTGCTGCGCGCGCTGGAGGAACGCAGTTTCCGCCGGCTGGGCGGCCGCGAGGAAATCCGCGTCGACGTGCGCCTGATTTCCGCCACCAACCGCGAGGTGCGCGCGGCGGTGCGCGACAAGGCCCTGCGCGAAGATTTGTTCTACCGCCTGGCGGTGGTGGAGATCGAGCTGCCGCCTTTGCGCGAACGCCTGACCGATCTGCCGCTGCTGGTGAATGAATTCATTCAGCGGTTTGCCGAGAAAAACGCCAAAAAAGTGGACGGCATCGCGCGCGCAGCGCTCGACCTGCTGCTGCGCCATGCCTGGCCCGGCAACGTGCGCGAGTTGCGCAATGTCATCGAGCGCGCCGTGATTCTCTGCCCGGGCCGTGAAATTACGGCAGCGGACTTGCCCAAACACCTCACCAACGCGGAAAACACCACTGCCCTCACCATCCCGCTCGGCACAACCGTGGCAGAGGCCGAGCGCCTGTTGATTCTCAGAACGCTGGCTGTGCATCAAAACAACAAAACCAAAGCCGCCGAAGTTTTGGGCATCAGCTTGAAAACGCTGCACAACAAACTCGTGCGCTTTCGCGACGAGGTTTCCTGA